From the genome of Salvelinus fontinalis isolate EN_2023a chromosome 20, ASM2944872v1, whole genome shotgun sequence, one region includes:
- the LOC129817911 gene encoding G-protein coupled receptor 6-like isoform X2 encodes MCADMNKTFQCNDTAMTVVVAGEALPWMETDFPVRNVSLGLSTAPLDFPINPWDIMLCMSGTVIACENAIVVAIIFYTPTLRTPMFVLVGSLATADLLAGMGLILNFVFQYVLSSKTISLITVGFLVASFTASISSLLAITVDRYFSLYNALTYFSEKTLHYVHLMLVSTWGVSLCLGLLPVLGWNCLDDPSLCSIVHPLTRSNVTLLAVSFFIIFIIMLTLYFKICKIVCRHAHQIALQQHFFTTSHYVATKKGVATLAIILGTFGSSWLPFAIYCLVGEREYPSVYTYATLLPATYNSMINPIIYAYRNAEIQRSLYVLFCGGFQSNVATHSRSPSEV; translated from the coding sequence ATGTGCGCAGACATGAACAAGACTTTCCAGTGTAACGACACCGCAATGACGGTTGTGGTGGCTGGAGAGGCTCTCCCGTGGATGGAGACCGACTTTCCAGTGCGCAATGTCAGCCTGGGGCTCTCCACCGCCCCTCTGGACTTCCCCATCAACCCATGGGACATCATGCTTTGCATGTCGGGCACTGTCATCGCCTGCGAGAACGCCATCGTGGTGGCTATCATCTTCTATACACCCACCCTGCGCACCCCCATGTTCGTGCTCGTAGGAAGCCTAGCCACAGCGGATTTACTGGCAGGCATGGGATTAATCCTCAACTTTGTGTTCCAGTACGTTCTCTCCTCAAAGACTATCAGCCTTATTACTGTTGGGTTCCTAGTGGCCTCCTTCACGGCGTCCATAAGTAGCCTGCTGGCTATAACAGTGGACCGGTATTTCTCTTTATACAATGCACTGACTTACTTCTCAGAGAAGACGCTCCACTACGTGCACCTGATGCTGGTGAGCACATGGGGTGTGTCTCTGTGCCTGGGCCTGCTGCCTGTGCTAGGCTGGAACTGCCTGGACGACCCAAGCTTGTGTAGCATCGTGCACCCACTCACTCGCAGCAATGTGACATTGTTGGCGGTCTCTTTCTTCATCATCTTCATAATCATGCTGACCCTCTATTTCAAGATCTGCAAGATCGTGTGCCGCCACGCGCACCAGATCGCTCTTCAACAGCACTTCTTCACCACATCGCACTACGTGGCCACCAAGAAGGGCGTGGCCACGCTCGCCATCATCCTAGGCACCTTCGGCTCGAGCTGGCTACCCTTCGCCATCTACTGCCTGGTGGGAGAGCGCGAATACCCATCGGTATACACGTATGCCACGCTTCTTCCGGCCACCTACAACTCCATGATCAACCCAATCATCTACGCCTACCGTAATGCCGAGATCCAGCGCTCGCTCTACGTCCTCTTCTGCGGCGGCTTTCAGAGCAACGTAGCCACACACTCCAGGTCACCCAGTGAAGTTTAG
- the LOC129817911 gene encoding G-protein coupled receptor 12-like isoform X1, whose amino-acid sequence MDGRFSLSVMVAMVSLSETKPQSLSIPFSLQEGKADMCADMNKTFQCNDTAMTVVVAGEALPWMETDFPVRNVSLGLSTAPLDFPINPWDIMLCMSGTVIACENAIVVAIIFYTPTLRTPMFVLVGSLATADLLAGMGLILNFVFQYVLSSKTISLITVGFLVASFTASISSLLAITVDRYFSLYNALTYFSEKTLHYVHLMLVSTWGVSLCLGLLPVLGWNCLDDPSLCSIVHPLTRSNVTLLAVSFFIIFIIMLTLYFKICKIVCRHAHQIALQQHFFTTSHYVATKKGVATLAIILGTFGSSWLPFAIYCLVGEREYPSVYTYATLLPATYNSMINPIIYAYRNAEIQRSLYVLFCGGFQSNVATHSRSPSEV is encoded by the coding sequence atggatggacgcttctccctctctgtcatggtTGCCATGGTGTCCCTTAGTGAAACTAAACCacaatctctctctatcccattctCTCTCCAGGAGGGGAAAGCAGACATGTGCGCAGACATGAACAAGACTTTCCAGTGTAACGACACCGCAATGACGGTTGTGGTGGCTGGAGAGGCTCTCCCGTGGATGGAGACCGACTTTCCAGTGCGCAATGTCAGCCTGGGGCTCTCCACCGCCCCTCTGGACTTCCCCATCAACCCATGGGACATCATGCTTTGCATGTCGGGCACTGTCATCGCCTGCGAGAACGCCATCGTGGTGGCTATCATCTTCTATACACCCACCCTGCGCACCCCCATGTTCGTGCTCGTAGGAAGCCTAGCCACAGCGGATTTACTGGCAGGCATGGGATTAATCCTCAACTTTGTGTTCCAGTACGTTCTCTCCTCAAAGACTATCAGCCTTATTACTGTTGGGTTCCTAGTGGCCTCCTTCACGGCGTCCATAAGTAGCCTGCTGGCTATAACAGTGGACCGGTATTTCTCTTTATACAATGCACTGACTTACTTCTCAGAGAAGACGCTCCACTACGTGCACCTGATGCTGGTGAGCACATGGGGTGTGTCTCTGTGCCTGGGCCTGCTGCCTGTGCTAGGCTGGAACTGCCTGGACGACCCAAGCTTGTGTAGCATCGTGCACCCACTCACTCGCAGCAATGTGACATTGTTGGCGGTCTCTTTCTTCATCATCTTCATAATCATGCTGACCCTCTATTTCAAGATCTGCAAGATCGTGTGCCGCCACGCGCACCAGATCGCTCTTCAACAGCACTTCTTCACCACATCGCACTACGTGGCCACCAAGAAGGGCGTGGCCACGCTCGCCATCATCCTAGGCACCTTCGGCTCGAGCTGGCTACCCTTCGCCATCTACTGCCTGGTGGGAGAGCGCGAATACCCATCGGTATACACGTATGCCACGCTTCTTCCGGCCACCTACAACTCCATGATCAACCCAATCATCTACGCCTACCGTAATGCCGAGATCCAGCGCTCGCTCTACGTCCTCTTCTGCGGCGGCTTTCAGAGCAACGTAGCCACACACTCCAGGTCACCCAGTGAAGTTTAG